From Melitaea cinxia chromosome 3, ilMelCinx1.1, whole genome shotgun sequence, one genomic window encodes:
- the LOC123668221 gene encoding serine/arginine-rich splicing factor 4-like, with translation MEDFAYAYPPFPQMRPPEMEYPDHGDGFREYYGLDPVNTDREVKRPSRSKQRKVKRDTKHSRSRSLSSTRSRTVSLDRSQSRSKSRSVSRSRSRTRSRTRSRSRSGSKKELNFKEPGFLDAFRVLYLTPSKHKKNESKYLATRKRQDRIQEILKSDGLGSKRWVFYPRSRAQTASVPVSDPPRENCDQRVKVDGDFFRKYKKSKRVDADAPIAKLKRWELILYKKLGFIRAV, from the exons ATGGAAGACTTTGCATATGCATACCCGCCATTCCCTCAAATGCGTCCACCAGAAATGGAATACCCGGACCATGGAGACGGATTCAGAGAGTATTACGGTTTGGATCCCGTTAACACTGATAGAGAAGTTAAgag ACCCAGCCGTTCGAAACAACGTAAAGTCAAACGTGATACAAAACATTCACGATCAAGGAGTTTGTCGAGTACCCGATCCCGGACGGTATCCCTGGACAGATCTCAATCCAGGTCTAAATCTCGATCAGTCTCCCGATCCCGGTCGCGAACCCGCTCTCGAACCCGCTCTCGAAGTCGTTCTGGAAGTAAAAAAGAATTGAATTTTAAGGAACCAGGATTTTTAGATGCGTTTCGAGTATTATATTTGACCC cAAGCAAGCATAAAAAGAACGAGTCTAAATACCTAGCAACGAGGAAGCGACAAGATCGCATACAAGAAATACTGAAAAGCGACGGTCTCGGATCGAAACGTTGGGTGTTCTACCCGCGATCCCGGGCCCAGACTGCATCTGTCCCAGTTTCAGATCCGCCCCGGGAGAACTGTGACCAGAGGGTCAAAGTTGACGGGGATTTCTTTAGGAAGTATAAGAAAAGCAAGCGAGTGGACGCCGACGCGCCAATAGCCAAACTCAAACGATGGGAGTTGATTCTCTATAAGAAGCTAGGATTCATACGCGCTGTTTAG